From one Musa acuminata AAA Group cultivar baxijiao chromosome BXJ2-6, Cavendish_Baxijiao_AAA, whole genome shotgun sequence genomic stretch:
- the LOC103988845 gene encoding U3 small nucleolar RNA-associated protein 18 homolog has translation MSLISQNAVLKQQRDKKLDREIADVSPIAHADEEVGPVDELKLKKSKKRRRSNSDDSSKQKARKTEQEEMKRLEGFLFGKLYTPIEFDKDNYGDDDGQEQVAKDAPLFFMDRSTSNEMVVFENDLCAMGKEDLSEERKPVWVDEEEERTEVDIVRVNRLRKLRKEADEHVISGADYVARLRAQHAKLNPGTEWANVDRKYARRGISEDESDDESDLTIARGFDGAEGDDILRGNDELVIKGGTKLLPGLLEYSRLVDANAEEPSNGPINSVQFHRNGQLLLTAGFDRRLRFFQVDGKRNPKIQSIFMEDCPVHKASFLPDGTEVIIAGRRKFFYSFDLVKASVSKIGPLTGREEKSLEVFEVSPDSSTIAFIGNEGYILLVSSRTKELIGTLKMNGSARSLAFADGGHQLLSTGGDGHVYHWDLRTRKCIHKAVDEGSITGYALCASPDSSLFAAGSSSGIVNVYKREEFLGGKRKPLKTIENLTTMVDHIKFNPDAQILAISSRMKKNSLKLVHIPSFNVFSNYPPPRFSVQYPRCLDFSPGGGFMTVGNAGGKVLLYKLHHYQNA, from the coding sequence ATGAGCTTAATTTCCCAAAACGCTGTTCTTAAACAACAAAGGGACAAGAAACTTGATAGAGAAATAGCTGATGTGTCTCCGATTGCACATGCTGATGAAGAAGTAGGGCCAGTTGATGAACTCAAGTTGAAAAAatcgaagaagaggaggaggagcaatTCTGATGATTCGTCAAAGCAAAAAGCACGCAAAACTGAACAGGAGGAGATGAAGAGGCTTGAGGGCTTCTTGTTTGGCAAGCTTTACACTCCCATTGAATTCGACAAGGACAATTACGGAGATGACGATGGCCAGGAGCAGGTGGCCAAGGATGCCCCTTTGTTCTTCATGGATAGGTCTACGAGCAATGAGATGGTTGTGTTTGAAAACGACTTGTGCGCTATGGGCAAAGAAGACCTCAGTGAAGAGCGGAAGCCCGTCTGGGTTGACGAGGAGGAAGAAAGGACAGAGGTTGACATAGTCCGTGTTAATAGGTTGAGGAAGCTGAGGAAGGAGGCTGACGAGCATGTGATCTCAGGTGCAGACTATGTTGCTCGATTGCGTGCTCAGCATGCTAAGTTAAACCCAGGAACAGAATGGGCAAATGTTGATCGGAAGTATGCTCGCCGTGGCATTTCTGAGGATGAGTCTGATGATGAAAGTGATCTCACCATTGCTCGTGGCTTTGATGGTGCTGAGGGTGATGATATTCTTCGGGGCAATGATGAGCTTGTCATAAAGGGCGGTACCAAACTTTTGCCTGGATTGTTGGAGTACTCAAGGCTGGTGGATGCTAATGCTGAAGAACCTTCTAATGGTCCAATTAACTCAGTCCAGTTTCACAGAAATGGTCAGTTGCTGCTGACTGCTGGATTCGATAGGCGATTGAGATTTTTCCAAGTTGATGGAAAGCGTAATCCCAAGATTCAGAGCATATTCATGGAAGACTGCCCCGTACATAAGGCATCCTTTTTGCCTGATGGTACAGAGGTTATAATTGCTGGCCGGAGGAAGTTCTTTTATAGTTTTGATTTAGTCAAAGCATCTGTTAGTAAGATAGGTCCCTTGACAGGTAGAGAGGAGAAAAGCCTGGAGGTTTTTGAGGTTTCTCCGGATTCAAGCACCATCGCATTCATTGGCAATGAAGGCTACATCCTTCTAGTTTCATCACGAACAAAGGAGCTGATTGGGACTCTTAAGATGAATGGAAGTGCCCGATCTTTGGCCTTTGCTGATGGTGGGCATCAGCTACTGAGTACTGGTGGTGATGGGCATGTTTATCACTGGGACCTTAGGACAAGGAAATGCATTCATAAGGCTGTTGATGAAGGTAGCATAACTGGATATGCTCTTTGTGCTTCACCTGACAGTTCCTTGTTTGCAGCAGGGTCTAGTAGTGGCATTGTTAATGTCTATAAAAGGGAGGAGTTTCTTGGTGGTAAGCGAAAGCCATTAAAGACAATTGAAAATTTAACCACAATGGTTGATCATATAAAGTTCAACCCTGATGCTCAGATTTTGGCTATCAGCTCAAGAATGAAGAAGAATAGTCTAAAGCTGGTGCATATCCCATCATTTAATGTCTTCTCAAACTATCCCCCTCCCAGATTTAGCGTGCAGTACCCACGGTGTCTTGATTTTAGCCCAGGTGGAGGGTTTATGACAGTAGGAAATGCTGGTGGAAAGGTTTTGTTGTATAAGTTGCATCATTACCAGAATGCATGA